The following are encoded in a window of Algiphilus aromaticivorans DG1253 genomic DNA:
- a CDS encoding YceH family protein: MPEIQLTPTQARVLACLAEKAVTTPAYYPMTVNGVMAAANQKSNRYPVMSLREAEVGGALADLETMKLVSRDDDSGRVPKWRQRFEHETLLPKPVLAVLVALMLRGPQTIAELKTRAEPLGGPADNDGVQAALERMADRADPFVMELPRAAGQSATRWAHLLCGEPEIPEAAPAPARSGGQQQALAELTERVEILERQVAELRSALGVSDNGVSDSGGA, from the coding sequence ATGCCCGAGATCCAGCTCACCCCCACCCAGGCCCGCGTACTCGCCTGTCTCGCCGAGAAGGCCGTGACCACGCCGGCCTACTACCCGATGACGGTCAACGGGGTCATGGCGGCGGCCAACCAGAAATCCAATCGTTACCCGGTCATGAGTCTGCGTGAGGCCGAGGTCGGCGGTGCGCTGGCGGATCTGGAAACAATGAAGCTCGTCAGTCGCGACGATGACAGCGGCCGCGTGCCGAAGTGGCGCCAGCGCTTCGAGCACGAGACGCTGCTACCGAAACCTGTCCTCGCCGTGCTTGTGGCCCTGATGCTGCGCGGTCCGCAGACCATCGCCGAGCTCAAGACCCGCGCCGAGCCGCTGGGCGGGCCAGCCGACAACGACGGCGTGCAGGCAGCCCTGGAGCGCATGGCCGACCGTGCCGATCCCTTTGTCATGGAGCTGCCACGCGCGGCCGGCCAGTCCGCCACGCGCTGGGCGCATCTCCTCTGCGGCGAGCCCGAGATTCCGGAGGCGGCGCCGGCCCCGGCGCGCAGCGGCGGCCAGCAGCAGGCGCTTGCCGAGTTGACGGAGCGAGTGGAGATCCTGGAGCGTCAGGTTGCCGAGCTGCGCAGCGCCCTTGGTGTCTCGGATAACGGTGTCTCCGATAGCGGAGGTGCATGA
- a CDS encoding transglutaminase-like domain-containing protein, whose translation MKLAVRSEVAYRSDRGYPCTYVFNLAAANINAQQVEDESLLVDPDVSRDHYETDSLGNRLTRCQLADGGSLSVQYEAVVSVTHSSGIVADIEEVPPGRLPLSILPYTYPSRYCQSDRLMRMAQSEFGRMEPGFTRVLAICDWIYRRVDYLSGTTNAHTSAFETATERQGVCRDFAHLGIAFCRALNIPARFVSAYALELQPQDFHAVFEAYLGGRWWLFDPTRLVPLDGLVRIGTGRDAADIAFATIWGVAETTMQSVSVRRLDGERSEWDGSPVSVDVTPHRGA comes from the coding sequence ATGAAGCTCGCCGTGCGCTCCGAGGTCGCCTACCGCAGCGATCGCGGCTATCCCTGCACCTATGTCTTCAATCTGGCGGCCGCGAATATCAATGCGCAGCAGGTCGAAGATGAATCTCTGCTTGTCGACCCCGATGTCTCGCGCGATCACTACGAGACGGACAGCCTCGGCAATCGTCTGACGCGCTGCCAGCTCGCCGACGGCGGCAGCCTGTCGGTGCAGTACGAGGCCGTCGTCTCCGTTACGCATAGCAGTGGCATCGTCGCGGACATCGAGGAAGTGCCGCCCGGACGACTGCCGCTGTCGATCCTGCCCTACACCTACCCCAGTCGCTATTGCCAAAGCGATCGCCTCATGCGCATGGCGCAGAGCGAGTTCGGCCGGATGGAGCCCGGATTCACTCGTGTGCTCGCCATCTGCGACTGGATCTACCGGCGCGTGGACTATCTGTCGGGCACCACCAATGCACACACCTCGGCCTTTGAGACGGCGACCGAGCGCCAGGGCGTCTGCCGCGATTTCGCGCATCTGGGTATCGCCTTCTGCCGTGCCCTGAACATCCCGGCGCGCTTCGTATCGGCCTATGCGCTGGAGCTGCAGCCGCAGGATTTTCACGCTGTCTTCGAGGCCTATCTGGGCGGCCGCTGGTGGCTCTTCGATCCCACGCGACTGGTGCCGCTGGATGGCCTGGTGCGCATTGGCACTGGCCGCGATGCCGCCGACATCGCCTTCGCCACCATCTGGGGCGTGGCCGAGACGACGATGCAGTCCGTCAGCGTGCGGCGCCTCGACGGCGAGCGCAGCGAATGGGATGGCAGCCCGGTTTCGGTCGACGTCACGCCCCACCGCGGCGCCTAA
- a CDS encoding DUF488 domain-containing protein yields MAIRIVRLGSERLADEGLRIGAVRRPPRGVPKAEYSARDIYDAWFPTLAPSEELLKAFAPIDPKDWKTFSRRYRKEMKASDARHAIALLAVLSQQTHLSVGCYCADESLCHRSILRELLAAQGAVLR; encoded by the coding sequence ATGGCCATCCGCATCGTCAGACTGGGCAGCGAGCGTCTCGCCGACGAAGGGCTGCGAATCGGCGCGGTACGTCGCCCGCCGCGCGGCGTGCCCAAGGCCGAGTACAGCGCGCGCGATATCTACGACGCTTGGTTCCCTACGCTTGCCCCCAGCGAAGAACTGCTGAAGGCTTTCGCGCCCATCGACCCGAAGGACTGGAAGACATTCAGCCGGCGCTACCGCAAGGAGATGAAAGCGTCCGACGCGCGTCACGCCATCGCGCTGCTCGCGGTGCTGTCGCAGCAGACGCACCTGTCGGTCGGCTGTTACTGCGCCGACGAGAGCCTCTGCCACCGTTCGATCCTGCGCGAGCTGCTGGCAGCGCAGGGCGCTGTTCTTCGATAG
- a CDS encoding LLM class flavin-dependent oxidoreductase — translation MTRLSILDLARIREGLDARDALDNARRLARHAEGWGYQRIWFAEHHNMPGIASAATSLVIQHVAAGTQHIRVGAGGIMLPNHAPLVVAEQFGTLAHLFPGRIELGLGRAPGTGPETLRALRRSPSSAHDFPRDVAELQRYFASDAAQDPVQAVPAAGTQVPIWILGSSTFGAQLAAELGLPYAFASHFAPDALLRALEIYRARFKPSAQLAEPYAVVGVNIVAADSDAEARKLATTQQMSFADLLRGARSRSRPPIDDIDSYWTQGEKEHAQHMLARSIIGSPETVRAGIDALAKETGADELMVVSDIYDPDARLRSFELIAGCVAAKS, via the coding sequence ATGACCCGCCTCTCCATCCTCGACCTCGCCCGCATCCGCGAAGGCCTCGACGCACGCGATGCGCTGGACAATGCACGCCGGCTGGCGCGGCATGCCGAGGGCTGGGGCTATCAACGCATCTGGTTCGCCGAGCATCACAACATGCCGGGCATCGCCAGCGCGGCAACTTCGCTCGTGATCCAGCACGTTGCCGCCGGTACGCAGCACATTCGCGTCGGCGCCGGCGGCATCATGCTGCCCAACCACGCGCCGCTGGTGGTGGCCGAGCAGTTCGGCACGCTGGCGCATCTGTTCCCTGGCCGCATCGAGCTCGGCCTGGGGCGCGCACCCGGAACCGGGCCGGAGACACTGCGCGCGCTGCGCCGCTCACCCAGCTCGGCGCACGACTTCCCGCGCGATGTCGCCGAGCTGCAGCGCTATTTCGCCTCGGATGCCGCACAGGATCCGGTGCAGGCCGTGCCGGCGGCTGGCACGCAGGTGCCGATCTGGATCCTCGGCTCCAGCACCTTCGGCGCCCAACTCGCCGCCGAGCTGGGCCTGCCCTACGCCTTCGCCTCGCATTTCGCCCCCGACGCGCTGCTGCGCGCGCTGGAGATCTACCGCGCCCGCTTCAAGCCCTCCGCGCAGCTGGCCGAGCCCTACGCCGTGGTCGGGGTCAACATCGTCGCCGCCGACAGCGACGCCGAAGCCCGGAAGCTGGCGACCACCCAGCAGATGAGCTTCGCCGACCTGCTGCGCGGCGCGCGCAGCCGCAGCCGCCCGCCCATCGACGATATCGACAGCTACTGGACGCAGGGCGAGAAAGAGCACGCCCAGCACATGCTGGCGCGCAGCATCATCGGCTCGCCCGAGACCGTGCGCGCAGGCATCGACGCGCTGGCGAAGGAGACCGGCGCCGACGAACTGATGGTGGTCTCCGACATCTATGACCCCGACGCGCGGCTGCGTTCCTTCGAGCTGATTGCCGGCTGTGTCGCCGCGAAGAGCTAG